The Pseudomonas azadiae genome includes a window with the following:
- the tssB gene encoding type VI secretion system contractile sheath small subunit, with the protein MAKEGSVAPKERINITFKPAIGGAQEEVELPLKLLVLGDFTQREDVRKLEDRKPIAIDKNTLDDVLAKQALSLTLNVPNRLQEEADVEALDIEVRINCMKDFNPANLVEQVPELHKLMALREALMALKGPLGNTPSFRKAIEQALTDDESRARVLAELGLGDPAA; encoded by the coding sequence ATGGCCAAAGAAGGTTCGGTAGCCCCCAAGGAACGTATCAACATTACATTCAAGCCCGCCATCGGCGGGGCGCAGGAAGAAGTCGAGCTGCCATTGAAGCTGTTGGTGCTGGGCGATTTCACCCAGCGTGAGGATGTGCGCAAGCTTGAAGATCGCAAGCCCATCGCGATCGACAAGAACACCCTGGATGACGTGCTGGCCAAACAGGCGTTGAGCCTGACACTGAACGTGCCCAATCGCCTGCAGGAGGAGGCGGACGTTGAGGCGCTCGACATTGAGGTGCGCATTAACTGCATGAAGGATTTCAACCCCGCCAACCTGGTTGAGCAGGTGCCCGAGTTGCACAAGCTGATGGCGTTGCGCGAGGCGCTCATGGCCCTCAAGGGACCCTTGGGCAACACCCCGAGCTTTCGCAAGGCTATCGAGCAGGCCCTGACCGATGACGAGTCCCGCGCGCGCGTACTGGCGGAGCTCGGCCTGGGCGACCCCGCGGCCTGA
- the tssC gene encoding type VI secretion system contractile sheath large subunit has protein sequence MTTQQHSLPEQTAAPYSILDNIVAQTLLSADDEAYGIARRGVSAFIEELIKPQNRGEPVKKRLVDRMIAEIDTKLSLQMDEILHHPQFQALEASWKGLQLLVERTNFRENIKIELLNVSRQDLLEDFEDSPEVTQSGLYKHIYSAEYGQFGGQPVGAVIANYFLSPSAPDVKLMQYASSVACMAHAPFIAAAGPAFFGLESFTGLPDLKDLKDHFEGPQFAKWQSFRQSEDARYIGLTVPRFLLRTPYDPLECPVKTFAYQENVVNSHEHYLWGNTAYAFATRLTDSFARFRWCPNIIGPQSGGAVEDLPLHHFHSMGEIETKIPTEVLVSDRREYELAQEGFIALTMRKGSDNAAFFSASSVQKPKHFGLSPEGKEAELNYRLGTQLPYMMVVNRLAHYLKVLQREQLGSWKERTDLELELNKWIRQYVADQENPSAEVRGRRPLRAARIVVSDVEGEPGWYRVNLSVRPHFKYMGADFTLSLVGKLDKE, from the coding sequence ATGACTACCCAACAGCATTCGCTACCTGAACAGACCGCTGCCCCGTACAGCATCCTCGACAACATCGTTGCGCAGACGCTACTGAGCGCGGATGACGAGGCTTACGGCATTGCCAGGCGTGGCGTGTCGGCGTTCATCGAAGAGTTGATCAAGCCGCAGAACCGTGGCGAGCCCGTCAAGAAACGCCTGGTCGACCGGATGATTGCCGAGATCGACACAAAGCTCAGCCTGCAGATGGACGAGATTTTGCACCACCCGCAGTTCCAGGCCCTGGAAGCCTCCTGGAAAGGCTTGCAGTTGCTGGTCGAGCGCACCAACTTCCGCGAGAACATCAAGATCGAACTGCTCAACGTCTCCCGGCAAGACCTGCTCGAAGACTTCGAAGACTCACCGGAAGTGACCCAGTCCGGGTTGTACAAGCATATCTACAGCGCCGAATACGGCCAGTTTGGCGGTCAGCCGGTGGGGGCGGTCATCGCCAACTACTTCCTGTCACCCAGTGCGCCCGATGTGAAGCTGATGCAGTACGCATCCAGTGTGGCCTGCATGGCCCATGCGCCTTTTATCGCCGCGGCCGGGCCCGCATTCTTCGGGCTGGAAAGCTTTACCGGCTTACCGGACCTCAAAGACCTGAAGGACCATTTCGAAGGCCCGCAATTTGCCAAATGGCAAAGCTTTCGCCAAAGCGAGGACGCACGTTATATCGGGTTGACCGTGCCGCGGTTCCTGCTTCGTACGCCCTACGATCCCCTTGAGTGCCCGGTCAAGACCTTCGCCTACCAGGAGAACGTGGTCAACAGCCACGAGCACTACCTGTGGGGCAATACCGCCTACGCCTTTGCCACACGCTTGACCGACAGTTTCGCGCGCTTTCGCTGGTGCCCGAACATCATCGGCCCGCAAAGCGGGGGAGCGGTGGAAGACTTGCCGTTGCATCACTTCCATAGCATGGGCGAAATCGAAACCAAGATTCCGACGGAAGTGCTGGTTTCGGACCGCCGCGAATACGAGCTCGCCCAAGAGGGCTTCATCGCCTTGACCATGCGCAAGGGCAGCGACAATGCCGCGTTCTTCTCGGCCAGCTCGGTCCAGAAGCCAAAACACTTCGGCCTCAGCCCCGAAGGTAAGGAAGCCGAGCTCAATTACCGCCTGGGTACGCAGTTGCCCTACATGATGGTGGTCAATCGCCTGGCCCACTACCTCAAAGTCCTTCAGCGCGAACAACTGGGCTCATGGAAGGAGCGCACCGACCTGGAGCTGGAACTCAATAAATGGATTCGCCAGTACGTCGCCGATCAGGAAAACCCGAGTGCCGAAGTGCGTGGGCGGCGTCCGCTGCGGGCAGCCCGGATTGTCGTCAGTGACGTCGAGGGTGAACCCGGCTGGTATCGCGTGAACCTGAGCGTGCGCCCCCACTTCAAGTACATGGGGGCGGACTTCACACTGTCCCTGGTTGGCAAGCTCGACAAAGAATGA
- the tssE gene encoding type VI secretion system baseplate subunit TssE, protein MPDHQSLFERLERLATAPACGVTSVALHLGKMLSIRAGSVQTLPDYGVPDLNDMNQSLHESLSQSRLLIERFIRAYEPRLKQVRVTALPRASDPLALAFAIEAILVVKGSKQPVAFTARLRDSGPVEVLPDVL, encoded by the coding sequence ATGCCCGACCATCAAAGCCTTTTCGAGCGGCTCGAACGCCTGGCAACTGCCCCAGCGTGTGGTGTGACATCCGTTGCACTGCATCTTGGGAAAATGCTCAGTATCCGTGCCGGCAGTGTGCAGACACTGCCGGACTACGGCGTGCCCGACCTCAACGATATGAACCAGAGCCTGCATGAGTCATTGAGCCAGTCGCGTCTGTTGATCGAGCGATTTATCCGAGCCTACGAGCCACGCTTGAAGCAGGTGCGGGTGACGGCGTTACCGCGGGCGAGCGACCCACTGGCTCTCGCGTTCGCTATCGAGGCCATTCTGGTGGTCAAGGGCAGCAAACAACCCGTAGCGTTTACCGCGCGCCTACGTGATAGCGGCCCGGTCGAGGTCTTGCCCGATGTCCTTTAA
- the tssF gene encoding type VI secretion system baseplate subunit TssF encodes MSFNRYYQSELSALRKLGRQFSERNPALAPFLAEPGQDPDVERLLEGFAFLTGRLRQKLDDELPELTHSLMHLLWPNYMRPMPAFSILQFDPLKHSGSPVWVKRDTPVESAAVNAQRCRFRTCYDTQVLPLQLSALECSSQAERGVLSLRLEMSAEGNFCEWTFDQLRLHLAGDRYISQELYLSLLRQLDGIELLPLGRDGLPISDINGQAISLRLGADQVKPVGFTEEQALLPYPLNTFQGYRHLQEYFAFPDKYLFVDVTGLDALHALPGDVLKQVHAVLLRFELRAPWRESQQPSLDNVKLYCTPIVNLFKHDAVPIRLDGKQDEYLLMPGEYSRESASVFSVDRVTGWRPGGLGHQAYVPFESFEHDGDTDLSERPASYSIRQRPSAQHAGLDTWLGFGTGPRQDTQTLSVELTCTNHDLPRLLQVGDINQPCEHTPEGLSFRNIRAATASFSPPLDQDFLWRLISNMSLNYLSLSDINALKVILRTYDFPRYHDRQAQKVSDRRLGALRSVSHEAVDRLQRGLPFRGVRIELIIDPQGFLGLGEVFVFASVLNEFFGLYASLNAYHELSVISTQGDVYLWPPRMGQQPLF; translated from the coding sequence ATGTCCTTTAACCGTTATTACCAAAGCGAGTTGAGTGCCTTGCGCAAGCTAGGGCGGCAGTTTTCTGAACGCAATCCTGCGCTTGCGCCCTTTCTCGCAGAGCCCGGCCAGGATCCGGATGTGGAGCGGTTGCTGGAAGGCTTTGCGTTTCTCACCGGTCGCCTGCGTCAGAAACTGGATGACGAGCTTCCAGAGCTGACGCATTCGCTGATGCACCTGCTGTGGCCCAATTACATGCGGCCGATGCCCGCGTTCAGCATTCTGCAGTTCGACCCGTTGAAGCATTCCGGGTCCCCCGTGTGGGTCAAGCGGGATACTCCGGTAGAAAGCGCCGCCGTCAATGCCCAACGTTGCCGCTTTCGTACCTGTTACGACACGCAGGTCCTTCCTCTGCAACTGAGTGCGCTGGAGTGCAGCTCCCAGGCAGAACGGGGAGTGTTGAGCCTGCGTCTTGAGATGAGTGCCGAGGGTAATTTCTGTGAGTGGACCTTCGATCAATTGCGCCTGCACCTGGCGGGAGACCGCTACATCAGCCAGGAACTGTACCTGAGCCTGTTGCGTCAGCTTGATGGTATCGAGCTGCTGCCTTTGGGGCGCGATGGTCTGCCGATCAGCGACATCAATGGTCAGGCAATCTCGCTGCGGCTGGGCGCCGATCAGGTAAAACCAGTGGGTTTCACTGAGGAACAGGCATTGCTCCCGTATCCGCTGAACACTTTTCAGGGCTATCGCCATCTCCAGGAGTACTTCGCCTTTCCCGATAAGTACCTGTTCGTCGATGTAACAGGGCTGGACGCACTGCACGCATTGCCCGGCGACGTGCTCAAACAGGTGCACGCTGTGCTGTTGCGCTTTGAATTGCGCGCACCATGGCGTGAGTCCCAACAGCCCAGCCTGGATAACGTGAAGCTTTACTGCACGCCTATCGTCAACTTGTTCAAGCATGACGCGGTGCCCATTCGCCTGGACGGCAAGCAAGACGAATACCTGCTGATGCCTGGCGAATATTCGCGAGAGAGCGCCAGCGTATTTTCCGTAGACCGTGTGACGGGGTGGCGGCCTGGAGGGCTTGGGCATCAGGCTTACGTACCCTTCGAATCCTTCGAGCATGACGGCGATACCGATCTGTCGGAGCGCCCCGCGAGCTACAGCATTCGCCAACGGCCATCGGCACAGCATGCAGGGCTCGATACATGGCTTGGGTTTGGTACGGGTCCGCGGCAGGACACGCAAACGCTGTCGGTCGAGCTGACGTGCACCAATCACGACCTGCCTCGATTGTTGCAGGTCGGGGACATCAACCAGCCTTGCGAACACACGCCGGAGGGCTTGTCGTTCCGCAATATCCGCGCAGCGACAGCGAGTTTCTCTCCGCCTCTGGACCAGGATTTTCTCTGGCGGCTTATCAGCAACATGTCGCTCAACTACCTGTCTTTGAGCGACATCAATGCCTTGAAGGTGATCCTTCGCACCTATGACTTTCCTCGCTACCACGACCGGCAGGCACAGAAGGTCAGCGACAGAAGGCTGGGCGCGCTGCGATCCGTCAGCCATGAAGCGGTTGACCGTTTGCAGCGTGGCTTGCCGTTCCGTGGAGTACGAATTGAATTGATCATCGACCCCCAAGGCTTTCTGGGGCTGGGCGAGGTGTTTGTGTTTGCGTCGGTGCTCAACGAATTCTTCGGGCTTTACGCCAGCCTCAATGCCTACCACGAACTAAGCGTCATCAGCACACAAGGAGACGTGTACCTATGGCCACCACGGATGGGGCAGCAGCCCCTGTTTTGA
- the tssG gene encoding type VI secretion system baseplate subunit TssG, whose product MATTDGAAAPVLTHLSRSIREYSLYQAILQVIKRLRDAHPLLGDDALYGLLEFEANPGLGFPGHDIDRVEFFTEHDQLRARLRLNVLGLCGAGSPLPAFYSEQACADGVSGKTTRDFLNVFHDRLQRLMLPIWRKYRYRACFQTGARDAFSEQVFALIGFSGRQIRKAAQVDCKRLLPYLGLLSLRVHSAALIEKVLRYYFKHDRLFIEQWVLRTVVIADSQSNRLGVANSVLGHDQVLGSRVADRSGKFRVHLRDLGWQQFHGFLPTGTDYPPLCSLLRLTVREPLAYDLRLVLAKEEIRPLHIGERNVCRLGWTSWLAHERADGVVMVPSNAN is encoded by the coding sequence ATGGCCACCACGGATGGGGCAGCAGCCCCTGTTTTGACGCACCTTTCGCGCAGCATTCGCGAGTACTCGCTGTACCAGGCAATTTTGCAGGTGATCAAGCGTCTGCGCGATGCCCATCCGCTGCTGGGCGACGACGCGTTGTATGGCCTGTTGGAGTTTGAGGCCAACCCAGGTCTTGGTTTTCCCGGACACGATATTGATCGAGTGGAGTTTTTTACCGAGCACGACCAGCTGCGTGCGCGTCTGCGCCTCAATGTACTGGGCCTGTGTGGCGCGGGATCGCCTTTACCCGCGTTTTATAGCGAGCAGGCGTGCGCCGATGGTGTGAGTGGCAAGACCACGCGTGACTTCCTGAACGTATTTCACGACCGCCTGCAGCGACTGATGCTGCCGATCTGGCGCAAGTATCGCTATCGAGCGTGTTTCCAGACGGGCGCGCGTGATGCGTTTTCCGAGCAGGTGTTCGCATTGATCGGCTTTAGCGGGCGACAGATTCGCAAGGCTGCGCAGGTGGATTGCAAACGGCTGTTGCCGTACCTGGGGTTACTGAGCCTGCGGGTGCATTCGGCAGCCTTGATAGAGAAAGTGCTGCGCTACTACTTCAAGCACGACAGGTTGTTCATCGAACAATGGGTCCTGCGCACGGTGGTCATCGCCGACTCGCAGAGCAACCGCCTTGGCGTTGCGAACAGCGTGCTCGGCCATGACCAGGTACTGGGAAGCCGGGTCGCCGACCGCAGTGGCAAGTTCAGGGTGCACCTGCGGGACCTGGGCTGGCAGCAATTCCATGGGTTCCTGCCTACCGGCACGGACTACCCGCCGCTGTGTTCGTTGCTGCGGCTGACGGTTCGGGAGCCTTTGGCCTATGACCTGCGCCTGGTACTGGCCAAGGAAGAGATCAGGCCGTTGCACATTGGCGAACGCAATGTCTGTCGCCTCGGCTGGACCAGTTGGCTGGCCCATGAGCGCGCCGATGGCGTGGTCATGGTGCCGAGCAACGCTAATTAG
- a CDS encoding AAA family ATPase: MMNVDLQQLIQTLTARARRDLERSAERCVLRGGGEVLVEDLLLTLLEHHDGLVARALADADIDAGELQATLQPKVKASASRNPVFAQALVQWLQQALMVAHLELRQTEVDHGALFLALLRHPLHHAGSAYQGLLNRLDAQRVRDFVLSQASQSNPGPMDESLLERFTHDMTRQAREGRIDPVLCRDAEIGQLIDILMRRRKNNPILVGEAGVGKTAVVEGLALRVASAQVPQALQDVRVLTLDMGLLQAGASIKGEFERRLKGVIDEVNASPRPVILFIDEAHTLVGAGAQAGASDAANLLKPALARGELRTIAATTWSEYKKYFEKDPALARRFQPVLVEEPSVEQAVSILRGLVPVYERSHGVYVRDDAVVAAAQLSARYLTGRQLPDKAVDVLDTACARLKISRETAPQALQCLYSEQAEGARQLQAMSRDRDAGFPVDEQRLHGLNLRMQAVENERGHLERSWREQQGSAQQVCPRMVAQVISAWTGIPVEQLAFEHSARVLGFADALRSRILGQEQAVQALDRNLRAVAAGLHNADAPVGVFLLVGPSGVGKTETALALGDLLYGGERFVTTLNMSEFQEKHSLSRLIGAPPGYVGFGEGGVLTEAVRQRPYSVVLLDEVEKADPEVLNLFYQIFDKGRANDGEGREIDFRNTLILMTSNLGSACISECCAGGQRPDAHVLQEAIRPLLREHFKPALLARMRVVPYYPVTGEVLHDLARLKLERLGQRLHLRKLAFSYTPELVAHMAERCAHGDSGARYIDQWIELHVLPQIVDRLLAAMAQGEPLAHVHARLDANGYPLCEFSQ, encoded by the coding sequence ATGATGAACGTGGACCTGCAACAACTTATCCAGACCTTGACCGCCCGCGCTCGCCGCGATCTGGAGCGCTCGGCCGAACGCTGTGTCCTGCGCGGCGGCGGGGAGGTGCTGGTGGAAGACCTGTTGCTGACCTTGCTTGAGCATCACGACGGCCTGGTGGCGAGGGCCTTGGCCGACGCGGATATCGACGCCGGCGAGCTGCAAGCCACACTGCAGCCCAAGGTGAAGGCGAGTGCCTCGCGCAATCCGGTGTTTGCCCAGGCGCTTGTGCAATGGCTGCAACAGGCCCTGATGGTGGCTCATCTGGAGTTGCGGCAGACTGAGGTCGATCATGGCGCCCTGTTTCTGGCCCTGTTGCGTCACCCGCTGCATCACGCGGGGAGTGCCTACCAGGGCTTGTTGAACCGGTTGGATGCGCAGCGTGTGCGCGACTTCGTATTGAGCCAGGCGTCACAAAGCAATCCAGGGCCGATGGATGAGTCATTGCTGGAGCGCTTCACCCATGACATGACGCGCCAGGCCCGTGAAGGGCGTATCGATCCAGTGTTGTGCCGCGATGCCGAGATCGGCCAGTTGATCGACATACTCATGCGCAGGCGCAAGAACAATCCGATCCTCGTCGGCGAAGCCGGGGTAGGCAAGACGGCCGTTGTCGAAGGCCTCGCGCTTCGCGTTGCCAGCGCACAGGTGCCGCAGGCTCTCCAGGACGTCCGAGTCCTGACCCTGGACATGGGCCTGCTCCAGGCCGGCGCCAGCATCAAGGGGGAATTCGAGCGGCGCCTCAAGGGTGTGATCGATGAGGTCAATGCTTCGCCACGACCGGTGATCCTGTTTATTGATGAGGCGCATACGCTGGTAGGGGCGGGTGCGCAAGCCGGTGCGTCGGATGCCGCCAATCTGCTCAAGCCGGCCTTGGCCCGTGGCGAGCTGCGCACCATCGCCGCCACCACCTGGTCGGAATACAAGAAATACTTCGAAAAAGATCCTGCGTTGGCGCGGCGTTTCCAGCCCGTGCTGGTGGAAGAGCCCAGTGTCGAGCAAGCGGTGTCGATCTTGCGCGGGTTGGTGCCTGTGTATGAGCGCAGCCATGGCGTCTACGTGCGCGACGATGCGGTCGTGGCGGCGGCGCAGTTGAGTGCCCGTTACCTGACCGGGCGCCAGTTACCCGATAAGGCGGTGGATGTGCTGGACACCGCGTGCGCCCGTTTGAAAATCAGCCGGGAGACAGCGCCACAAGCACTGCAATGCCTGTACTCGGAACAAGCGGAGGGCGCCCGGCAGCTTCAGGCAATGAGCCGCGACAGGGACGCAGGGTTTCCCGTGGATGAACAGCGCCTTCACGGGTTGAACCTGCGCATGCAGGCCGTGGAAAACGAGCGTGGGCATCTGGAGCGGAGCTGGCGGGAACAGCAAGGATCGGCGCAGCAGGTGTGCCCGCGCATGGTGGCGCAGGTCATCAGTGCCTGGACTGGCATCCCGGTTGAACAATTGGCGTTCGAGCACAGTGCACGGGTTCTGGGCTTTGCCGATGCGCTGCGTTCGCGAATCCTCGGCCAGGAGCAAGCGGTGCAGGCCCTGGATCGCAACCTGCGCGCCGTGGCCGCAGGGCTCCACAACGCCGACGCGCCGGTCGGTGTGTTCCTGCTGGTCGGCCCAAGTGGTGTGGGCAAGACCGAGACTGCGCTGGCCCTTGGCGATCTGTTGTATGGGGGAGAGCGCTTCGTCACGACCCTCAATATGTCGGAGTTCCAGGAAAAACACTCACTGTCTCGGTTGATTGGCGCACCGCCCGGTTACGTCGGTTTCGGCGAGGGCGGTGTGCTGACAGAAGCCGTGCGCCAGCGCCCGTATTCTGTCGTGCTGCTCGATGAGGTCGAGAAAGCCGACCCGGAAGTGTTGAACCTGTTCTACCAGATTTTCGACAAGGGCCGGGCCAATGACGGGGAAGGCCGGGAAATCGACTTTCGCAACACACTGATCCTGATGACTTCCAACCTGGGCAGCGCGTGCATCAGTGAATGCTGCGCGGGCGGCCAGCGACCTGACGCGCACGTGCTGCAAGAGGCGATCCGCCCGCTGCTGCGCGAGCACTTCAAACCCGCGTTGTTGGCCCGGATGCGTGTGGTTCCGTATTACCCGGTCACGGGTGAGGTTCTGCATGACCTCGCAAGGCTCAAGCTGGAACGCCTGGGGCAGCGGCTGCACCTGCGTAAATTGGCGTTCAGCTATACGCCAGAGCTGGTTGCACACATGGCCGAGCGTTGCGCCCACGGGGACAGCGGCGCTCGTTATATCGACCAGTGGATCGAGCTGCATGTGTTGCCGCAGATTGTGGATCGTCTGCTGGCGGCCATGGCTCAAGGCGAACCCTTGGCGCATGTGCATGCGCGCCTGGACGCCAATGGCTATCCACTCTGTGAGTTCAGCCAATGA
- a CDS encoding sigma-54 interaction domain-containing protein, whose translation MSDPQFTQAPDAPAYADALLGWFIRLGIDSDEATLPGLCVAAVAQLSQCELSQWYWRDESTGRLELIAQHLPAALRPVDPVCAKDFQHEQMLHYVLRHQTALNLQDLAGSVYECGFLPAMAAPWQAVSCVPLFNRGKAISGVLLYASQCRKNLQDYTVSLSQLGSFASTQLALLRCQRSTGHFTPAKGCPPALRAEFGLIGSSTAMDETYHLIGKVLNTPYTVLLRGETGTGKEVVARAIHAAGPRSHKAFVVQNCAAFPEGLLESELFGYRKGAFTGAERNHTGLFDAAHGGTLLLDEIGDMPLSLQAKLLRVLQEGEVRPLGASAAHKVDVRIIAATHRDLCAMVAQGSFREDLYYRLAQFPIELPPLRQRDGDVLLLAREFAQKASSALGRSPVAWSSAALDQLSSYAFPGNVRELKCLVERAVLLCDDGVILPAHLSLSAPPADESVDATLRQRLERVERVFLIDCLHKNRGNRTRTARELGVARRTLLYRLARLKIPVGDMREEC comes from the coding sequence ATGAGCGATCCGCAGTTCACCCAGGCGCCCGATGCTCCGGCTTATGCCGACGCGCTGCTCGGTTGGTTCATTCGCCTGGGCATCGATAGCGACGAAGCCACGTTGCCTGGCTTGTGCGTTGCGGCGGTAGCGCAACTGAGCCAGTGCGAGCTCAGCCAGTGGTACTGGCGAGATGAATCCACCGGCCGGCTTGAGCTGATTGCGCAACATCTACCCGCAGCCCTTCGCCCCGTCGATCCGGTCTGCGCCAAGGACTTCCAGCACGAGCAGATGTTGCACTATGTGCTTCGCCATCAGACGGCTCTCAACCTGCAAGACCTTGCAGGCAGCGTCTACGAGTGCGGGTTCCTGCCTGCCATGGCGGCGCCCTGGCAAGCGGTGTCATGCGTGCCGTTGTTCAACCGCGGCAAGGCCATCAGCGGCGTGTTGTTGTACGCCAGCCAATGCCGAAAAAACCTGCAGGACTACACCGTTTCGTTGAGTCAACTCGGCAGTTTTGCCTCGACGCAACTGGCTTTGCTCCGTTGCCAGCGTTCCACAGGCCATTTCACCCCAGCCAAGGGATGCCCACCGGCTCTCCGCGCAGAGTTTGGGTTGATCGGCAGCAGTACGGCCATGGATGAGACGTATCACCTGATCGGCAAGGTTCTAAATACCCCCTACACCGTACTGCTGCGCGGCGAGACGGGAACGGGCAAGGAGGTGGTGGCGCGCGCTATTCATGCGGCGGGACCGCGTAGCCACAAAGCCTTCGTGGTGCAAAATTGCGCGGCGTTTCCCGAGGGGCTGCTGGAAAGTGAACTGTTCGGCTATCGCAAAGGTGCATTCACGGGCGCGGAACGTAACCACACAGGGCTGTTTGACGCGGCGCATGGCGGCACGCTGCTCCTGGACGAAATCGGCGACATGCCGCTGTCGCTGCAGGCCAAGTTGCTGCGGGTTTTGCAGGAAGGCGAAGTCCGCCCGTTGGGCGCCAGTGCGGCACACAAGGTCGATGTGCGCATCATCGCCGCGACTCACCGCGACCTCTGCGCGATGGTCGCCCAAGGCAGTTTTCGCGAGGACCTTTACTACCGGCTGGCGCAATTTCCCATCGAGCTGCCGCCGTTGCGTCAACGCGACGGCGATGTGTTGCTGTTGGCCCGTGAATTTGCACAAAAGGCCTCTTCCGCGCTGGGTCGCTCACCGGTGGCGTGGTCCAGCGCCGCCCTTGATCAACTGTCCAGTTACGCCTTCCCAGGCAATGTCCGCGAACTCAAATGCCTGGTGGAACGCGCCGTGCTGCTCTGTGACGACGGGGTGATCCTGCCGGCGCACCTGTCCCTGTCCGCGCCGCCCGCCGACGAGTCCGTCGATGCGACGTTGCGCCAACGCCTGGAGCGCGTTGAGCGGGTCTTCCTGATCGACTGCTTGCACAAGAACCGTGGCAATCGCACCCGCACCGCGCGCGAGTTGGGCGTGGCGCGGCGCACGCTGCTCTATCGACTGGCGCGCCTGAAGATCCCGGTTGGCGATATGCGCGAGGAATGCTGA
- a CDS encoding type VI secretion protein, whose translation MRIHPWQAVVLALCVLSGCNANYVFDDADYRPLGDPQAVRRGQ comes from the coding sequence ATGCGTATTCATCCGTGGCAAGCCGTGGTGCTTGCGCTGTGTGTGTTGAGCGGCTGTAACGCCAATTACGTGTTTGATGATGCCGATTACCGTCCGTTGGGCGACCCCCAGGCGGTCCGCCGTGGGCAATGA
- the tagH gene encoding type VI secretion system-associated FHA domain protein TagH — translation MQLTFEVCSTASGEPPARKTFDGVGGVIGRGTGCDWIIPDADRSISSHHGLIVYREGHYFLTDISSNGIGVSGSMERLCKGQARLIGDGDVYQMGRLNIRASLVVQERQPFAREDMIPDDAFLGLDPVCALEREHMGGDLPAALGALDTSTQALPPSLCQGPVDRDHLVAPKWAEPAREILACEPTTAAPAGETFWPRFARALGMPLDTLDTPAREALAIKVAGLFKLTLEGLQQSLRTRDELHSELNEGLTAPESVTSNPLKDCADSHAAMAALLGANESRQLCAEQAVTQVCRDLQIHQLALVVASRATIRGALTAFAPAHLLLCFEREGKPPRFFSEGAHWRAYQRHYRRLTEEEPLGEQLLLRDFSKAYEEQVRLVSTLHVGHPG, via the coding sequence ATGCAATTAACCTTTGAAGTTTGCAGTACCGCAAGCGGTGAGCCGCCTGCTCGCAAAACGTTTGACGGCGTTGGCGGCGTGATCGGCCGGGGAACGGGCTGTGACTGGATCATCCCGGATGCTGATCGCTCGATTTCCAGCCATCACGGCTTGATCGTTTATCGGGAAGGCCACTACTTTCTCACCGATATCAGCAGCAACGGCATCGGCGTATCAGGCAGCATGGAGCGCTTGTGCAAAGGCCAGGCACGGCTGATCGGTGACGGTGACGTTTACCAGATGGGCAGGTTGAATATTCGTGCCAGCCTCGTGGTGCAGGAGCGGCAGCCGTTTGCCCGTGAAGACATGATTCCAGACGATGCCTTCCTTGGTCTTGACCCGGTCTGCGCGCTGGAGCGCGAACACATGGGTGGCGACTTACCGGCAGCGCTGGGCGCCCTGGACACCTCAACGCAGGCGCTGCCCCCATCGCTTTGCCAGGGCCCTGTGGACCGCGATCATCTGGTCGCCCCGAAATGGGCGGAACCGGCCAGGGAAATTCTGGCTTGCGAACCCACCACGGCCGCACCTGCCGGTGAAACATTCTGGCCACGGTTTGCCCGAGCATTGGGCATGCCGCTGGACACGCTCGATACGCCGGCGCGTGAAGCGCTGGCAATCAAGGTGGCGGGCCTGTTCAAGTTGACCCTCGAGGGCTTGCAGCAAAGCCTGCGGACCCGTGACGAGCTGCATAGCGAGTTGAACGAAGGGTTAACCGCCCCGGAGTCCGTTACCTCCAATCCGTTAAAAGACTGTGCCGACAGCCACGCTGCCATGGCAGCGCTGCTGGGCGCCAACGAATCGCGGCAACTCTGTGCCGAACAAGCGGTGACCCAGGTTTGTCGTGATTTGCAAATTCATCAACTGGCGCTGGTCGTGGCCAGTCGGGCCACTATCCGCGGTGCATTGACCGCCTTCGCGCCCGCGCACTTGCTGCTGTGTTTCGAGCGCGAGGGCAAGCCGCCCAGGTTCTTCAGTGAGGGTGCCCATTGGCGGGCATATCAACGCCACTATCGACGGCTGACGGAGGAGGAACCCTTGGGCGAGCAGCTGTTGCTCAGAGACTTTTCCAAGGCCTACGAAGAGCAAGTACGCCTGGTCTCCACCCTGCACGTCGGGCATCCAGGATGA